Proteins encoded by one window of Chondrinema litorale:
- a CDS encoding HNH endonuclease has protein sequence MARIVKKPRWWDKKATTGKQEGRKEKSKNYNTTQWRTVRDAVKVRDKYLCQECLRNNIYTQVGIKPNDYAVDHKRRVREGGDFFDMDNLELLCSTCHNSKSGKERWEGDIKG, from the coding sequence ATGGCTAGGATAGTTAAGAAACCTAGATGGTGGGATAAGAAAGCAACCACTGGCAAACAGGAGGGAAGAAAGGAAAAGAGTAAGAACTATAACACTACTCAATGGAGAACAGTAAGAGATGCAGTCAAGGTAAGAGATAAGTATCTATGTCAGGAATGTTTACGCAATAACATTTATACACAAGTAGGCATCAAGCCAAATGATTATGCAGTCGATCATAAGAGGAGAGTAAGAGAAGGAGGAGATTTTTTTGATATGGATAACCTAGAGCTGTTATGTTCTACATGTCACAATTCTAAGAGTGGTAAAGAACGCTGGGAGGGGGATATAAAAGGTTGA
- a CDS encoding phage terminase small subunit P27 family has translation MESKGNPFDRKPKSLKDLQGTTRKDREEKNVPIIEKPTETPKPAPWVCATGKRVFRQLIDKLIEKGIFTELDLEFFNAGCHEYGTYIDMQKDLKKEGRTFMAKGTTSTGEIYNKGLSANPKINIANKAFAQAMSNFKLFGLNPTDRSKMHIPNPTPKEKKKDGIIGFINQRKNK, from the coding sequence ATGGAATCAAAAGGCAATCCATTTGATAGAAAACCTAAGAGTTTAAAGGATTTACAAGGTACGACAAGAAAGGACCGCGAAGAAAAGAATGTGCCTATTATAGAAAAGCCAACAGAAACACCAAAGCCAGCTCCTTGGGTTTGCGCCACAGGGAAAAGAGTTTTCAGGCAGCTTATTGATAAGCTTATAGAAAAAGGAATTTTTACCGAGCTCGATTTAGAGTTTTTTAATGCTGGCTGCCATGAATATGGAACTTACATAGATATGCAAAAAGACCTGAAAAAAGAAGGTCGCACATTTATGGCAAAGGGCACTACTTCAACAGGTGAAATTTATAATAAAGGTTTATCAGCTAATCCGAAAATAAATATTGCTAATAAAGCCTTCGCTCAGGCAATGAGTAATTTTAAATTATTTGGTCTCAATCCTACAGACCGAAGTAAAATGCACATACCAAATCCAACTCCCAAAGAAAAAAAGAAGGATGGAATAATAGGATTCATCAACCAAAGGAAAAATAAATGA
- a CDS encoding terminase large subunit: protein MRLYSYGHNYALDVVSGKIKQTKIVQLACKRYLDDLDNAWERGYYFDTERAWHAIDFIQNYLKHWQGKFSGKPFILEPWQQFIIWNIFGWVDEYGNRRFQTAYVEVPRKNGKSPLAAAIILYLAIADGEEGAEVYTAATKKDQAKITFNYAKNMLRKSEELLQVCTILTNNISLPEFNSKIEPLGADADTMDGLSVHGAAIDEVHAHKTSEVIDVVSTATGTKDQPLIFEITTAGKDTQTICYIHREYSINVLKGVDGFQDDNWFTIIFGLEELKADSEIWKNPEVWAMANPNMDVSLKRSYFVKEFKRALVTPSYQPVFKQLHLGIWSNVGTTWIEDEDWQKCRAKANNFDLDLMEFLKGKTAFAGLDLAKTMDINAYTLFFPDSECDISHISGCIITFLFCPEDQVKNRSENKLTPYSKWAEEGHLIETPGNVRDDDFIINFILDLHKRFDIQSTAYDPWEATNIAAKLQEQEIEMNEFRQGFKSMSQPTKEFEKMVISQRLQHDGNPVMRWMMSNVMIVSDPAENIKIDKKKSKNKVDGPVSAVMALGEYMTFNPPFKTIEGDVIISI from the coding sequence ATGAGGCTCTATAGTTACGGACATAACTATGCGCTTGATGTTGTTTCAGGAAAAATTAAGCAAACTAAAATTGTTCAGCTTGCATGTAAGAGATATTTAGATGACTTAGACAATGCATGGGAAAGGGGTTATTATTTTGATACAGAAAGAGCTTGGCATGCAATAGATTTTATCCAAAACTACCTAAAGCACTGGCAAGGAAAGTTTTCAGGCAAACCATTTATTTTAGAACCTTGGCAGCAATTTATTATCTGGAATATATTTGGCTGGGTTGATGAATACGGAAACAGGAGATTTCAAACAGCTTATGTAGAAGTTCCAAGAAAAAACGGTAAATCACCACTTGCAGCGGCAATTATTTTATACTTAGCCATAGCAGATGGCGAGGAAGGAGCAGAGGTTTACACAGCAGCAACAAAGAAAGATCAGGCTAAAATTACCTTCAATTATGCTAAGAATATGCTTAGAAAGTCTGAAGAACTTCTTCAGGTTTGTACTATTCTTACCAATAACATAAGCCTTCCAGAATTCAATAGTAAGATTGAACCTTTAGGCGCTGATGCTGATACAATGGACGGGTTAAGCGTTCACGGAGCTGCAATTGATGAGGTGCACGCTCACAAAACCTCTGAAGTAATTGACGTAGTTTCAACAGCTACAGGAACAAAGGACCAGCCACTTATTTTCGAAATCACCACAGCCGGAAAAGACACCCAAACCATATGTTATATTCACAGAGAGTATTCAATAAATGTATTAAAGGGTGTAGACGGCTTCCAAGATGACAACTGGTTTACTATTATTTTTGGTCTGGAAGAATTAAAAGCAGATTCTGAAATCTGGAAGAATCCAGAAGTTTGGGCAATGGCTAATCCAAACATGGATGTAAGCTTAAAAAGGAGCTACTTTGTAAAAGAATTTAAAAGGGCGCTTGTTACTCCTTCTTACCAGCCAGTTTTTAAACAACTTCACTTAGGTATATGGTCTAATGTAGGTACTACATGGATAGAAGATGAAGACTGGCAAAAATGCAGGGCAAAAGCTAATAATTTTGACCTTGATTTAATGGAGTTTTTGAAGGGTAAAACAGCTTTTGCAGGATTAGACCTTGCAAAAACAATGGATATAAACGCTTATACGCTGTTTTTTCCAGATTCAGAATGTGATATTTCCCATATTTCAGGCTGTATAATTACCTTCTTATTTTGTCCAGAAGATCAAGTAAAGAATAGATCCGAAAATAAATTAACTCCTTACAGTAAATGGGCTGAAGAAGGCCACTTAATAGAAACTCCCGGAAACGTAAGAGATGATGACTTTATAATAAACTTCATTCTCGATTTACATAAAAGGTTTGACATTCAATCTACTGCTTATGATCCTTGGGAAGCTACCAACATAGCAGCAAAGCTCCAAGAACAGGAAATAGAAATGAATGAGTTTAGGCAAGGCTTTAAGTCTATGAGCCAACCAACAAAGGAGTTTGAAAAAATGGTGATTTCTCAAAGATTGCAACATGATGGTAATCCAGTTATGCGCTGGATGATGTCTAATGTTATGATAGTCAGCGATCCAGCAGAAAACATTAAGATAGACAAGAAGAAATCTAAAAATAAAGTGGATGGGCCAGTAAGTGCAGTGATGGCACTTGGTGAGTATATGACATTTAACCCACCATTTAAAACAATTGAAGGAGATGTAATTATAAGTATTTAA
- a CDS encoding phage portal protein: MSKPAFFQDLFHKLFYNPGYRAGSFDAELRSDLKHPQQWLVEAMRNQSGAGVSVNFNNATAIPTANRCVGLLASIPAKLPVRLCSKTDNGKEVKEGDLRDKMLHYSPNDFLTPSTCLEILETTRVLRGNALAGIIRNSSGVAYSLEVLPREHTEIKVSKGKVFYHQKQNFLGEKVDKVWKHEDVINVTNFSSNGIVGLSNIAHHRATLGLSIAQQTSAEKFFKNGAVTEGYLTSPTGYHFKDDEQLENFKKGWKKQTSGLDNHHSTPLLQYGFEYKPITMPFKDAQFLESREFSGVDICRIFSVPPTKAFFLKDAHYNNVSQLNTEFYIDTVLLTLTKYEHEFNKKFLFDSEQGKSFFKFNVKALLRGDVAAQSDYYMKMVQNGIYNRNEIRSLEDDNNIDGGEIYTVQMQMTELKNTANNTSSKQAEEISKKLEKDFITIDVLQELINLNKNKQLNGHKH, translated from the coding sequence GTGAGTAAGCCAGCATTTTTTCAAGATTTATTCCACAAACTATTCTATAATCCCGGTTATAGAGCTGGTAGTTTTGACGCTGAACTAAGATCAGATTTAAAACATCCGCAGCAATGGCTTGTTGAAGCTATGAGAAACCAAAGCGGTGCGGGTGTAAGTGTTAATTTTAATAATGCCACTGCTATTCCAACAGCAAATAGATGTGTTGGTTTGTTAGCTAGTATTCCAGCTAAATTACCTGTAAGGCTTTGCTCAAAAACAGATAATGGTAAAGAAGTAAAAGAGGGTGATTTAAGAGACAAAATGTTGCATTACTCACCTAATGATTTTTTAACTCCTTCTACTTGTTTAGAAATACTTGAAACTACCAGAGTTTTAAGAGGGAATGCACTTGCTGGAATTATACGCAATAGTTCTGGCGTAGCTTATAGCTTAGAGGTTTTACCACGTGAGCACACCGAAATAAAAGTAAGTAAAGGCAAAGTTTTCTACCATCAAAAGCAAAATTTCTTAGGTGAAAAAGTAGACAAAGTTTGGAAGCATGAAGATGTTATAAATGTGACCAATTTTAGCTCTAATGGTATTGTAGGGCTTAGCAATATAGCACATCATAGGGCTACTTTAGGGCTGTCAATCGCTCAACAAACTAGTGCAGAGAAGTTTTTTAAAAATGGTGCGGTAACTGAAGGTTATTTAACATCACCTACTGGCTATCATTTTAAAGATGATGAACAGCTTGAGAACTTTAAAAAGGGATGGAAAAAACAAACCAGTGGCTTAGATAATCACCATAGCACACCTTTATTGCAGTATGGTTTTGAGTACAAGCCTATTACCATGCCGTTTAAAGATGCTCAGTTTTTAGAAAGCAGGGAGTTTTCAGGCGTAGATATTTGCCGGATTTTTAGCGTACCTCCTACAAAAGCTTTCTTTTTAAAGGATGCGCATTACAACAATGTTTCGCAGCTAAATACAGAATTCTATATTGATACTGTACTACTTACTCTTACCAAATACGAGCACGAATTCAATAAAAAGTTTCTTTTTGATAGCGAGCAGGGTAAAAGCTTCTTCAAGTTCAATGTAAAAGCTCTTTTGCGTGGTGATGTAGCTGCTCAATCAGATTACTATATGAAAATGGTTCAAAACGGCATCTACAACCGAAACGAAATAAGAAGCTTGGAAGATGATAACAACATAGATGGAGGTGAGATTTACACGGTGCAAATGCAAATGACAGAGCTAAAAAATACTGCCAATAACACAAGCAGCAAACAAGCTGAAGAAATTTCTAAAAAGCTAGAAAAAGACTTTATAACTATTGATGTCTTGCAAGAGCTAATCAATCTTAATAAAAATAAGCAGTTAAACGGCCATAAACATTAA
- a CDS encoding phage major capsid protein: MKLKELLRKLGLLQAKAKSIFDGMEGETLTEAEQKEWDSTMKEIEGLQNTIKALKKNEELEAEAARFAPAMDSPSASEIEEKKKIIKRYSFSDIIKSGGNVSEGLAKEMHEEARKEARASGIILEGVGVPGFFMKIGNQRDLTVGTEGTDVVQTDVMPSIIPALEPKLVGETLGVNIMTGLQGDIKYPRDSSVIEGTWEGETDENAEETPTLNNVSLTPNRLGLTVDVAKQMLFQSKPNSEAFVRRKLERAIKISVDKTMIQGNGGAITGIIGTAGIGSVVGGTDGAVPTHANIVALETAVAVDNALMGNLHYLTTPQIRGLLKTTKIDAGSGLFIWPNSGSELNSYNALASTQVPSTLTKGSSSGICHAIIFGDFSKVIIANWAGIDLIINPFTKSKNALVEFTVNSWWDIDMEHPESMAAMLDALLS, encoded by the coding sequence ATGAAATTAAAAGAATTACTGAGGAAATTAGGACTTCTTCAGGCAAAAGCAAAGTCAATATTTGACGGAATGGAAGGCGAAACTCTTACAGAAGCAGAGCAAAAAGAGTGGGATTCTACCATGAAGGAAATTGAAGGACTTCAAAATACCATTAAAGCTTTAAAGAAAAATGAGGAGCTAGAAGCGGAAGCGGCAAGGTTTGCTCCTGCAATGGATTCTCCTTCAGCTTCTGAAATAGAAGAAAAAAAGAAAATCATCAAAAGATATTCTTTTTCAGATATCATTAAGAGTGGTGGCAATGTAAGTGAAGGTCTAGCTAAAGAAATGCACGAAGAAGCAAGGAAAGAAGCTAGAGCTAGTGGTATTATATTAGAGGGCGTTGGCGTTCCAGGATTCTTTATGAAAATAGGTAATCAAAGAGACCTAACAGTAGGCACAGAGGGAACCGATGTAGTACAAACTGATGTAATGCCTTCAATTATTCCAGCATTGGAGCCTAAATTGGTAGGTGAAACTTTAGGTGTGAATATCATGACTGGTTTGCAAGGTGATATTAAATATCCTAGAGATTCAAGTGTAATTGAAGGTACTTGGGAAGGTGAAACAGACGAAAACGCAGAGGAAACACCGACATTGAACAATGTAAGCTTAACTCCTAATAGATTAGGCTTAACAGTAGATGTTGCAAAACAAATGCTTTTCCAAAGCAAGCCAAACTCAGAAGCTTTTGTAAGAAGAAAGCTAGAAAGAGCTATTAAAATCAGTGTTGATAAAACAATGATTCAAGGTAATGGCGGGGCAATTACTGGTATTATTGGTACTGCTGGAATTGGCTCTGTAGTTGGTGGGACTGATGGAGCCGTGCCAACACACGCAAACATTGTAGCTTTAGAAACTGCTGTAGCTGTAGACAATGCTTTAATGGGTAATTTGCATTACTTAACTACTCCACAAATTAGAGGCTTACTAAAAACTACTAAAATAGATGCCGGTTCAGGTTTATTTATTTGGCCTAACAGTGGAAGTGAGTTGAACTCTTACAATGCATTAGCATCTACTCAAGTTCCAAGTACATTAACTAAAGGTAGTAGCTCGGGTATTTGTCACGCTATTATTTTTGGTGATTTCTCAAAAGTTATTATTGCAAACTGGGCAGGCATAGACTTGATTATTAATCCTTTCACCAAGTCTAAAAATGCTCTTGTTGAATTCACGGTAAACTCTTGGTGGGATATTGACATGGAGCATCCAGAGTCAATGGCTGCGATGTTAGATGCTTTATTGAGCTAA
- a CDS encoding head-tail connector protein, giving the protein MYAVRPKSIKVKTAPDQLYTAAIQKEFSRISTTTEDDLINSFIQSATKKAENFTQIAFLNTVFTAYYDCFPCAFELPKGRVSAIASIKYYDTDNQLQTLSSDYYDSDLNSKPAIIREAKGYSWPSVYDRLNAVEVEYTAGFGVDTDSVPVDVLTAVKLFAGTFYDSDRVDRRAGNNNLTAAELILTPYIQY; this is encoded by the coding sequence ATGTACGCAGTAAGACCAAAAAGCATAAAAGTAAAAACAGCGCCAGACCAGCTTTATACAGCAGCTATTCAAAAAGAATTCAGTAGAATTTCAACTACTACAGAGGACGATTTGATTAACAGCTTTATACAATCTGCTACAAAAAAGGCTGAAAACTTTACTCAGATTGCTTTTTTAAATACTGTTTTTACTGCTTACTACGATTGTTTTCCATGTGCTTTCGAGTTGCCAAAAGGTAGAGTTTCTGCAATAGCTAGCATCAAGTATTACGATACTGATAATCAGCTTCAAACACTTTCTTCTGACTATTACGATTCAGATTTAAACAGCAAGCCAGCGATTATAAGAGAAGCCAAGGGCTATTCATGGCCTTCTGTTTATGATAGACTAAATGCGGTTGAAGTAGAATATACCGCCGGATTTGGTGTAGATACCGACAGCGTGCCAGTAGATGTTTTAACCGCTGTAAAACTTTTTGCAGGTACTTTTTACGATAGTGATCGAGTAGACAGAAGGGCAGGTAATAATAACCTGACAGCAGCAGAGCTAATTCTTACACCTTATATACAGTACTAA
- a CDS encoding phage head closure protein, with product MVDAAKLDRQIVIESASSTQDDYGQNTPQTWSTFATVWAGKNKDIRTRNKETFQANQLVAERQDYFEIRYLSGIDEAMRIVDENSKIYDIISIEELGRREAMRIFAINKDRTQEGN from the coding sequence ATGGTAGATGCAGCAAAGCTTGATAGGCAGATAGTAATTGAGTCTGCCAGTAGTACGCAAGATGATTACGGGCAAAATACACCTCAAACATGGTCAACATTTGCCACTGTTTGGGCTGGTAAGAATAAGGATATCAGAACAAGAAATAAAGAAACCTTTCAGGCAAACCAACTGGTAGCAGAAAGGCAAGATTATTTCGAAATCAGGTACTTATCAGGTATAGACGAAGCTATGCGAATTGTAGATGAAAACAGTAAAATCTATGATATCATAAGCATAGAAGAACTTGGAAGGCGTGAAGCCATGCGGATTTTTGCTATTAATAAAGATAGAACACAAGAGGGTAACTAA
- a CDS encoding HK97-gp10 family putative phage morphogenesis protein gives MPKDFQIKGLENAQKLLKGLDGKFTKKVIENTFRKSAQPLVKKAKELAPKGPTGNLKKSIGIFVSKGSERKRNLKAGLWVGPRVKGQSKGYHAHLVEFGTEDRTPKKGRFLVFEYNGVLVFAKRTEGMKPNPFMRPAWEQTKGQVEAGVIDNIEQVFLREIKKAKG, from the coding sequence ATGCCTAAAGACTTTCAAATAAAAGGACTTGAAAATGCTCAAAAGCTTTTAAAGGGGCTTGATGGCAAGTTTACTAAAAAAGTGATTGAAAATACTTTTAGGAAGTCAGCTCAACCACTTGTAAAAAAAGCAAAAGAGTTAGCGCCAAAAGGCCCAACAGGGAATTTAAAAAAGAGTATTGGAATCTTTGTTTCTAAAGGCAGTGAGAGAAAGAGAAATTTAAAAGCCGGGTTATGGGTTGGGCCACGTGTAAAAGGACAAAGCAAAGGTTATCATGCTCATTTGGTAGAATTTGGTACTGAAGATCGAACTCCAAAAAAAGGGAGGTTTTTAGTTTTCGAGTATAACGGGGTTTTAGTTTTTGCAAAACGTACTGAAGGCATGAAGCCTAATCCTTTTATGAGGCCAGCTTGGGAGCAAACAAAGGGACAAGTAGAAGCCGGAGTAATTGACAACATTGAGCAGGTTTTTTTAAGAGAAATAAAAAAGGCTAAAGGATGA
- the gp17 gene encoding tail completion protein gp17: MIDGVRAILIGDATLTGLVSTKIYPVSAPQKINPPLIVLIRKDADPNKCKTESGGVGRLDEIDFTVLIMSLSYGECETISERIRFLLDGFQGISNSKDLDIEYETEFDSYSEQAKLYVKNATYTAWYKT, encoded by the coding sequence ATGATAGACGGTGTAAGAGCGATATTAATAGGAGATGCCACTTTAACAGGTTTGGTATCAACTAAAATTTATCCGGTTAGTGCTCCTCAAAAAATCAATCCTCCTTTAATTGTACTCATCCGTAAAGATGCTGATCCAAACAAATGCAAGACAGAATCTGGCGGAGTAGGCAGGCTTGACGAAATAGATTTTACAGTACTTATTATGTCTTTATCATATGGAGAATGTGAGACTATTTCAGAAAGAATAAGATTCTTGCTTGATGGCTTTCAAGGTATATCAAACAGCAAAGATTTAGATATAGAATACGAAACAGAATTCGATTCATATTCAGAACAAGCAAAGCTATATGTAAAAAATGCAACATATACAGCTTGGTACAAAACATAA
- a CDS encoding phage tail tape measure protein, which produces MPAQGLINMSVLLGMDITQFERNIQRSTRQLKQFGGLFKEVGSTLTVGVTAPLAALGYTSVKAGGDFQEAMNKVRADSQATAEEISKLTSEARELGRQTSFSATEAAEGIDVLAKNGLSVSDILNGAAGASLNLAEATGGELAGAADIATDVMQNFGKKAEDLSKIVDGITGVTVKSKFGIDDYRLALAQAGGVAGKLGVEIEDFNTAIAATASSFASGSDAGTSFKTFLTRLVPSSKQAADLMKTLGLEFFDSAGNMKNLAEISQELKEGFSGLSDEQRNNAASTIFGNDALRTALSLADQGAEGFNKLAENIGKVSASKQAGIRLEGFNGAIKQFQSVLESVQITIANSGILDFAEKLVRGATSALRAIDTINPAILKFATIAAGIAAAIGPAILALGFLSANVLPALFTGFAVLTGPIGLTVAAIVAAAGLIIANWDSVVSYFTKGGGALTFKALKDVALSAFEEIKKAIGGLVSNIQSIWSAIGPYIINITQNTFGAVVDVISTAFRTVLRVFKIVAQVINGDFLGAFNTLKTGIADIVGAVIRVFAKMADSILLILGDLLKNIPGIGDALKDGLEVARGAINKFADSLHFTSSASNEAASGIKKDTETIKNSVENTSPSIDGLNTSLDNVKGNSNAFDGVSEGLQKLKNISENFSLAQIDQQIADLTNSARESLSKLTGSALFSKKTNDGISRTTDNGDILLSSDPTKGEEEKADTFTEFEGLKDKIEEIKNATKEAEQPIKDMESAFASGFNSAADSAKSFAETLKDSIRGVIKGLIAKGIAGVISNTLASAGLAGPFAVGIAGAAGAAAGALFNSAIPKFAKGGLVFGETLGVLGEGKNISPSNPEVVSPLSDLKKFLGNGTGGQDVNVKGKFTIERDVLIAFLERGYAEQSTF; this is translated from the coding sequence ATGCCAGCGCAAGGACTCATTAATATGTCCGTCCTGTTAGGGATGGATATTACGCAGTTTGAAAGAAATATCCAGCGGTCTACAAGACAGTTAAAGCAATTTGGCGGACTGTTTAAAGAAGTTGGCTCAACACTTACTGTGGGTGTAACTGCGCCACTTGCGGCTTTAGGTTATACTTCAGTAAAAGCTGGCGGAGACTTCCAAGAGGCAATGAACAAGGTTAGGGCTGATAGTCAAGCAACCGCTGAAGAAATATCTAAACTTACCAGTGAAGCCCGCGAGCTAGGAAGGCAAACCAGCTTTTCAGCAACAGAAGCCGCTGAAGGAATAGACGTACTTGCAAAAAATGGATTAAGTGTATCTGATATTTTAAATGGAGCTGCTGGAGCTTCACTTAATTTAGCAGAGGCAACAGGAGGAGAGCTTGCAGGCGCTGCAGATATCGCCACCGATGTAATGCAAAACTTTGGTAAAAAAGCTGAAGACCTATCTAAAATTGTAGATGGCATTACAGGCGTAACAGTTAAAAGTAAGTTTGGTATAGATGATTACAGACTAGCTTTGGCGCAAGCCGGAGGAGTAGCCGGAAAGCTAGGAGTAGAAATTGAAGACTTCAACACCGCAATAGCTGCCACAGCTTCCAGTTTTGCAAGTGGTTCAGATGCAGGAACTAGCTTTAAAACATTCCTTACTAGGCTTGTTCCAAGTTCTAAGCAAGCAGCCGACCTAATGAAAACATTAGGTTTAGAATTCTTTGATTCAGCCGGAAACATGAAAAACTTAGCTGAAATTTCCCAAGAATTAAAAGAGGGTTTTTCAGGCTTAAGTGATGAGCAAAGAAACAATGCAGCCTCTACCATATTTGGGAATGATGCATTAAGAACAGCTCTAAGTTTAGCAGATCAAGGCGCTGAAGGTTTTAATAAATTAGCTGAAAACATAGGCAAAGTTTCAGCTAGTAAACAGGCTGGAATTAGACTAGAAGGTTTTAACGGAGCTATAAAACAGTTTCAATCTGTCTTAGAGTCTGTACAAATTACTATTGCTAATAGTGGTATATTAGATTTTGCTGAAAAGCTGGTAAGAGGCGCTACTTCAGCACTTAGGGCAATAGACACAATCAATCCAGCGATATTAAAATTTGCTACAATAGCTGCAGGTATAGCCGCTGCAATTGGTCCCGCAATTTTAGCACTTGGTTTTTTATCTGCAAATGTACTACCTGCTTTATTTACTGGTTTTGCTGTGCTTACCGGGCCAATAGGCTTAACAGTTGCCGCGATTGTTGCCGCTGCAGGTTTAATTATAGCAAACTGGGATAGTGTAGTATCTTATTTTACTAAAGGAGGAGGCGCACTTACTTTTAAAGCTCTTAAAGATGTTGCTTTATCTGCTTTTGAAGAAATTAAAAAAGCTATTGGTGGATTGGTTAGTAATATACAAAGTATTTGGTCTGCAATAGGGCCATATATAATTAACATTACCCAAAATACATTTGGTGCTGTAGTAGATGTAATTTCAACAGCTTTCAGAACTGTATTAAGAGTATTTAAGATAGTTGCACAAGTTATTAATGGTGATTTCTTAGGCGCTTTTAATACACTTAAAACAGGGATAGCCGACATAGTAGGGGCTGTAATTCGGGTGTTTGCTAAAATGGCTGATAGCATTCTTTTGATACTTGGAGATTTATTAAAAAATATTCCGGGTATAGGTGATGCTTTAAAAGATGGTTTAGAAGTAGCAAGGGGAGCTATAAACAAGTTTGCAGACTCTTTACATTTCACATCTAGCGCCAGCAATGAAGCTGCCAGCGGCATTAAAAAAGATACTGAAACAATCAAAAATTCAGTAGAAAATACTTCTCCTTCAATTGATGGATTAAATACTTCACTGGATAATGTAAAAGGTAATTCAAATGCTTTCGATGGTGTTTCAGAAGGATTACAAAAGCTTAAAAATATTAGTGAAAATTTTTCACTTGCTCAGATTGACCAGCAAATTGCAGACCTTACAAACAGTGCAAGAGAAAGCCTTTCAAAGCTTACAGGATCAGCGCTATTTAGTAAAAAAACAAACGATGGCATTTCAAGAACTACTGATAATGGAGATATTCTTTTAAGTAGTGATCCGACAAAAGGAGAGGAAGAAAAGGCCGATACCTTCACAGAGTTTGAAGGATTAAAAGATAAAATCGAAGAAATTAAAAACGCTACCAAGGAAGCGGAACAGCCTATTAAAGATATGGAGTCTGCTTTTGCTAGTGGTTTTAATTCAGCAGCAGACAGCGCAAAGTCATTTGCAGAAACCTTAAAAGACTCTATAAGGGGAGTTATTAAAGGATTGATTGCAAAAGGTATTGCAGGAGTAATTAGTAATACTTTAGCAAGCGCAGGTCTAGCGGGACCATTTGCGGTAGGCATTGCCGGAGCAGCCGGAGCAGCAGCCGGAGCACTTTTTAATAGTGCTATTCCAAAGTTTGCTAAAGGTGGTTTGGTATTCGGTGAAACATTAGGAGTACTGGGAGAGGGTAAAAATATATCACCTTCTAATCCTGAAGTTGTTTCTCCACTTTCAGATCTTAAAAAATTCTTAGGTAATGGCACAGGTGGACAAGATGTAAATGTAAAAGGAAAATTTACTATTGAAAGAGATGTATTAATCGCTTTCCTTGAAAGGGGATATGCAGAACAATCAACATTTTAA
- a CDS encoding DUF5675 family protein encodes MKVVLTRLVDNGKQTLGELNIYKDHIKVFSCKTLELPYLDNKQNVSCIPKGTYLVTKRNDGRSKFKYEHLHVLDVPERKYILFHIGNYKDDIQGCILVGSANFDINRDGLLDVTNSRVTFDAMMFALSDIDNFILQIV; translated from the coding sequence ATGAAAGTAGTATTAACCCGTTTAGTAGATAATGGTAAGCAAACACTTGGTGAGCTCAACATTTATAAAGATCACATTAAAGTATTCTCCTGTAAAACTTTGGAGCTTCCTTATCTGGATAATAAGCAAAATGTTTCCTGTATTCCTAAAGGTACTTACCTAGTAACAAAGCGTAACGATGGAAGAAGTAAATTTAAATATGAGCACTTACATGTGTTAGATGTGCCTGAACGTAAATATATACTTTTCCATATTGGTAATTATAAAGATGATATTCAAGGATGTATTCTAGTTGGTAGTGCCAATTTTGATATTAATAGAGATGGACTTCTTGATGTTACTAACTCTAGAGTAACTTTTGATGCAATGATGTTTGCTTTAAGTGATATAGATAATTTTATTCTTCAGATAGTATGA
- a CDS encoding helix-turn-helix domain-containing protein, protein MMDFLERLRIIRKKLGTQKEVATNAGLEQSMISRYEKGQTTVYDYRFLMYLAKQGIDINWLLTGEGKQESDLSEVSEQGYEMMIDALKLKVDALELKVNAQKELIEVRDQEIAILKDKKKQTS, encoded by the coding sequence ATGATGGATTTTTTAGAAAGGCTGCGTATTATCAGAAAAAAACTGGGTACTCAAAAGGAAGTTGCGACTAATGCAGGGTTAGAGCAATCAATGATTTCAAGATATGAGAAAGGACAAACTACGGTTTATGATTATAGATTTTTAATGTATCTAGCCAAACAAGGCATAGACATTAACTGGCTACTAACAGGAGAAGGCAAACAAGAATCTGATCTTTCAGAAGTAAGTGAACAAGGTTATGAAATGATGATAGACGCTTTAAAGCTTAAAGTAGATGCATTAGAGTTAAAAGTAAATGCACAAAAAGAATTAATAGAAGTAAGGGACCAAGAAATCGCTATTTTAAAGGATAAAAAAAAGCAAACTTCATAA